The following are from one region of the Nicotiana tabacum cultivar K326 chromosome 3, ASM71507v2, whole genome shotgun sequence genome:
- the LOC107791836 gene encoding uncharacterized protein LOC107791836 has product MSAYFSKLKDIWVEFDALMPCPGWGYEESKKYVEHFEYQRLLQFLIGLNETYSQSSNHILNMSLSPSINKAYSMIISEESRRAMSHSSQVSEINEGITLFSNKGTSSGAPVQLNGKENLEQNYSFLENEVTALFSSKTNASAGYGHSRGGNRSAKEEGWIWYTVNYAQTNVSNYVSDTSTGPAQAGPTANFLGTSQTQQASQNFQTKIPQFTQEQYSQIFQLLEKQPKCSGSAMAAIMPLCGDITKILAKWIVDSGASSHLVNDSSWLVNAKTVGGKGGKVRLPTGSVAHDLFSGQVRRIGREEDGLYVFNSTSNKSISLQAQSTIAETLNVPSAMPTVNIIKAHNKVVNVALWHKRLGHVPLDTLQKLKGFHDFQVAECSSKARIPTYDGKKHFLTLVDDCSRYTWLFLLLTKVEVIVVLTSLFTMIKNFYSASVNFVRSDNGYASWTPPALSTPLSSSSSPVSSNLAMSSIHLSSAGGLIDHATINDALAPTIAPDVEPLYDNKKSIMVSRPPIWMKDYIVPSKGSAHCCYPISDYVSYANMSPSFGAALAAYSAIVEHKTYNEVVKDEKWIEAMNQNGYSRSVLAIAAAKHWAIFQMDVHNAFFQGDLLEEVYMEVPPGLDSFRVTLIIHCSPGKWSLVVLVYVDDLLVTGSSQTLILSENERRR; this is encoded by the exons ATGTCGGCTTATTTCTCAAAATTGAAGGACATATGGGTAGAGTTTGATGCTCTTATGCCCTGCCCTGGGTGGGGCTATGAAGAGTCAAAGAAATATGTTGAGCACTTTGAGTACCAAAGGCTACTACAGTTTCTCATAGGCCTAAATGAGACATACTCTCAGTCAAGCAATCATATCTTGAACATGTCTCTTAGTCCCTCCATAAACAAAGCTTACTCAATGATTATATCAGAAGAAAGTAGAAGAGCAATGTCCCATTCCTCTCAAGTATCTGAAATCAATGAAGGCATAACCTTGTTCAGTAATAAGGGAACATCCTCTGGAGCTCCAGTTCAGCTGAATGGAAAAGAAAACCTTGAGCAAAATTATAGCTTCTTGGAAAATGAGGTGACAGCTTTGTTCAGTAGCAAAACGAATGCAAGTGCTGGCTATGGTCATTCTAGAGGTGGAAATCGCTCAG CCAAAGAAGAAGGGTGGATTTGGTATACAGTTAACTATGCTCAGACCAATGTTAGCAACTATGTGTCTGATACTTCCACTGGCCCTGCACAAGCAGGACCTACTGCTAATTTTTTAGGAACCTCACAGACGCAACAAGCGAGTCAAAACTTCCAAACTAAAATTCCTCAATTTACTCAAGAGCAGTACAGTCAGATTTTTCAACTTTTAGAAAAGCAACCTAAGTGCAGTGGTTCTGCTATGGCAGCAATTATGCCATTATGTGGTGATATTACTAAAATTCTGGCCAAATGGATTGTAGACTCAGGGGCTTCAAGTCACCTGGTGAATGATTCTAGTTGGTTGGTTAATGCTAAAACTGTTGGTGGTAAAGGTGGAAAAGTTCGCTTACCTACTGGTAGTGTAGCTCAT gATCTCTTCAGTGGACAAGTGAGGAGGATTGGTAGAGAGGAAGATGGACTGTATGTGTTCAACTCTACTTCAAATAAGTCAATATCACTACAAGCTCAAAGTACAATTGCAGAAACTTTGAATGTTCCGAGTGCAATGCCCACTGTAAATATAATAAAGGCTCATAATAAGGTAGTGAATGTAGCTTTATGGCATAAGAGGTTAGGTCATGTACCTCTAGATACTTTGCAGAAACTGAAAGGTTTTCAtgattttcaagttgctgaatgTAGTAGTAAAGCCAG AATCCCTACCTATGATGGAAAGAAGCATTTCTTGACTTTGGTGGATGATTGTTCTAGGTATACATGGCTCTTCCTTTTACTTACTAAAGTTGAGGTTATTGTTGTTCTTACATCTTTGTTCACTATGATTAAGAATTTTTACTCAGCTTCTGTTAATTTTGTTAGATCTGATAATGGAT ATGCTTCATGGACTCCACCTGCTTTGTCCACACctctttcctcttcttcctctccCGTATCTTCTAATTTAGCTATGTCTTCTATTCATCTTTCATCTGCTGGTGGTCTTATTGATCATGCCACAATCAATGATGCTCTTGCTCCTACCATAGCTCCTGATGTTGAGCCACTATATGACAATAAAAAGTCCATCATGGTGAGTAGACCACCCATATGGATGAAAGACTACATTGTTCCTAGCAAAGGGAGTGCACATTGTTGTTATCCTATATCAGACTATGTCAGCTATGCCAATATGTCCCCTTCCTTTGGAGCTGCATTAGCTGCTTACTCAGCTATTGTGGAACATAAAacctataatgaagtagtaaaagatGAAAAGTGGATTGAGGCAATGAA CCAAAATGGCTACAGTCGGTCTGTTCTAGCCATTGCTGCAGCCAAACATTGGGCAATTTTTCAAATGGATGTACACAATGCTTTTTTCCAAGGAGACTTACTTGAAGAAGTTTACATGGAGGTTCCTCCAGG CTTGGATTCATTCAGAGTCACTTTGATTATTCATTGTTCACCAGGAAAGTGGAGTCTAGTAGTGCTTGTCTATGTGGATGATTTGCTTGTAACTGGGAGTAGCCAAACGTTGAttctttcagaaaatgaaagaCGTAGGTGA